The proteins below are encoded in one region of Streptomyces ficellus:
- a CDS encoding nuclear transport factor 2 family protein has protein sequence MSAELYVEVQQFYARQMPLLEERRLEEFLQTLTEDGSIEHRPGGWKLEGRQQLLEEMTARRGDAERPLVDEISAREAREKNIAYYDGLVYRYWFDRMRVEPVDDDTLHVRYQAIVSMTDRSGKVSFEPTTTVEDVLVRVDGVLHTRSRVVTHDTPNWADKIHNPS, from the coding sequence GTGAGCGCCGAACTCTACGTCGAGGTGCAGCAGTTCTACGCCCGGCAGATGCCGCTGCTGGAGGAGCGCAGGCTCGAGGAGTTCCTCCAGACGCTCACCGAGGACGGCTCCATCGAGCACCGTCCGGGCGGCTGGAAGCTGGAGGGCCGGCAGCAGCTGCTGGAGGAGATGACGGCCCGCCGGGGCGACGCCGAACGGCCCCTCGTCGACGAGATCTCGGCACGCGAGGCGCGGGAGAAGAACATCGCGTACTACGACGGGCTCGTCTACCGCTACTGGTTCGACCGGATGCGCGTCGAACCCGTCGACGACGACACCCTGCACGTGCGCTACCAGGCGATCGTCAGCATGACCGACCGGTCCGGCAAGGTCAGCTTCGAGCCGACCACCACCGTCGAGGACGTGCTGGTCCGCGTCGACGGCGTGCTGCACACCCGGTCCCGGGTCGTCACCCATGACACCCCGAACTGGGCCGACAAGATCCACAACCCTTCCTGA
- a CDS encoding DinB family protein, giving the protein MRHGVRHEVEEAIGMPVMVEAGTEEREVLLSAWEEQRAALRRAVSGLTDEQAHSRPSVSELSLAALLAHAVRGEPAWIPVLRGRGGDWTDRDGEAEFTPPAGQSVGDLLREHRRVGAEVVRAVRDLPGGLGRRVPMPVTPWGPPEEPRSVRWILLHLITEAARHAGHADLLRESLDGATAPDLMEPRT; this is encoded by the coding sequence GTGCGGCACGGCGTCCGGCACGAGGTGGAGGAGGCGATCGGCATGCCGGTCATGGTGGAAGCGGGAACCGAGGAACGCGAGGTGCTGCTGTCCGCTTGGGAGGAGCAGCGCGCGGCCCTGCGCAGGGCGGTGAGCGGGCTGACCGACGAGCAGGCGCACAGCAGGCCCAGTGTGAGCGAACTGTCCCTGGCGGCGCTGCTGGCGCACGCCGTGCGGGGTGAGCCCGCCTGGATCCCGGTGCTGCGCGGCCGGGGCGGGGACTGGACGGACCGGGACGGCGAGGCCGAGTTCACGCCGCCGGCCGGGCAGAGCGTGGGGGACCTGCTGCGCGAGCACCGGCGGGTGGGCGCCGAGGTCGTGCGCGCGGTACGCGACCTGCCGGGCGGCCTCGGGCGCCGGGTGCCCATGCCGGTGACACCGTGGGGCCCGCCGGAGGAGCCGCGCAGTGTGCGGTGGATCCTGCTCCATCTGATCACGGAGGCGGCGCGGCACGCGGGCCACGCCGACCTCCTGCGCGAGTCGCTGGACGGCGCGACCGCCCCCGACCTGATGGAGCCGCGGACCTGA
- a CDS encoding hydrolase: MPAAIQGDTGLAEAADKLRALAAEYAAEADSTRRLAPDVTEAVRGTGFARHFVASRWGGTEGTFGELTRAVVTVGEACAATAWCASLAAYSARFASHLPEEGHRAVWGESPDVVIATALMPAGRARAVEGGWRLSGRWSYVSGIDFADWALVCAAVPGADGPPQLRFFALPRGSWTVQETWDSVGMRATASHTVVVDDVTVPGHLSFDRTDMLTGRNATSTASCHTVPFQAVGGLTFIAPVVGAASGALAACAATMTGRRRNQAGELLVVRASGRIDAARHLVEQNARVIDERRFTPEYMARNERNATFSAELLQEAAGLLIRGAGTGGLGEAHPLQRFWRDITSATSHVALQYDTAARKNYSAVLLGPEEG; the protein is encoded by the coding sequence ATGCCTGCCGCCATACAAGGGGACACCGGGTTGGCCGAGGCCGCCGACAAGCTGCGCGCCCTCGCCGCCGAGTACGCCGCCGAGGCGGACAGCACCCGCCGGCTCGCCCCCGACGTCACGGAAGCGGTCCGCGGGACCGGCTTCGCCCGCCACTTCGTGGCCTCCCGCTGGGGCGGCACCGAGGGCACGTTCGGCGAGCTGACGCGTGCCGTCGTCACCGTCGGCGAGGCCTGCGCGGCCACCGCCTGGTGCGCGTCGCTGGCCGCGTACTCGGCCCGGTTCGCCTCGCACCTGCCCGAGGAGGGGCACCGGGCCGTCTGGGGCGAGAGCCCCGACGTGGTGATCGCCACGGCCCTGATGCCGGCCGGCCGGGCCCGGGCGGTGGAGGGGGGCTGGCGGCTCAGCGGCCGGTGGTCCTACGTGAGCGGCATCGACTTCGCCGACTGGGCGCTGGTCTGCGCCGCCGTGCCCGGCGCCGACGGCCCCCCGCAGCTGCGGTTCTTCGCCCTGCCCCGGGGCAGCTGGACCGTGCAGGAGACCTGGGACAGCGTCGGGATGCGGGCCACCGCGAGCCACACCGTCGTCGTCGACGACGTGACCGTGCCCGGCCACCTGTCCTTCGACCGCACCGACATGCTCACCGGACGCAACGCCACCTCCACCGCCTCCTGCCACACGGTGCCGTTCCAGGCGGTCGGCGGACTGACGTTCATCGCCCCCGTCGTGGGAGCCGCCTCCGGGGCGCTCGCGGCCTGCGCCGCGACGATGACCGGCCGGCGCCGCAACCAGGCGGGCGAACTGCTCGTGGTCCGGGCCTCGGGGCGGATCGACGCGGCACGCCACCTGGTGGAGCAGAACGCGCGGGTCATCGACGAACGGCGGTTCACGCCGGAGTACATGGCGCGGAACGAGCGCAACGCCACCTTCTCCGCCGAGCTCCTCCAGGAGGCCGCCGGCCTGCTGATCCGCGGCGCGGGCACCGGCGGCCTGGGGGAGGCGCACCCGCTCCAGCGGTTCTGGCGCGACATCACCTCCGCGACCAGCCACGTCGCCCTCCAGTACGACACGGCCGCCCGCAAGAACTACTCGGCCGTGCTGTTGGGCCCCGAGGAGGGCTGA